In Candidatus Nitrosotenuis uzonensis, a single window of DNA contains:
- a CDS encoding DUF1802 family protein, whose amino-acid sequence MNALKEWATVVRALESGEQTVLLRKGGILETASGFVIESKKFLLFPTYEHQAFDNIKPQFHAHLEFVKNHVPPQGTNTIASYAEVLAESDIKSEKTIGRLADFHIWSDSYVKTRMGWMPQKAMKAIFLKTYRIPDITITLKPEYQGCKSWIDINANLESGRPVLGESEIASRLEKFKEIVS is encoded by the coding sequence ATGAACGCGTTAAAGGAATGGGCAACGGTAGTGCGGGCCTTGGAGTCAGGCGAGCAGACAGTTCTGCTTCGCAAGGGAGGCATTTTGGAGACAGCATCAGGGTTTGTAATAGAATCAAAAAAATTCCTGCTATTTCCCACATATGAGCATCAGGCATTCGATAACATCAAACCTCAGTTTCATGCGCATCTAGAGTTCGTAAAAAATCACGTTCCCCCGCAAGGCACCAATACTATTGCCTCGTACGCAGAAGTTCTTGCCGAATCAGACATCAAATCAGAGAAAACCATAGGCAGACTCGCGGATTTTCACATATGGAGCGATTCTTACGTAAAGACTCGTATGGGATGGATGCCACAAAAGGCAATGAAGGCAATATTTCTCAAGACATACAGAATACCTGACATCACAATAACATTAAAGCCAGAGTATCAGGGCTGCAAATCTTGGATAGACATAAATGCAAATTTGGAATCTGGAAGACCAGTGCTTGGCGAATCAGAAATTGCATCAAGACTTGAAAAGTTCAAGGAGATTGTAAGTTGA
- a CDS encoding chlorite dismutase family protein, whose protein sequence is MEAARTFFNFSFFKIDPKWRWMADLAKEESAKEVEQVIRNSKVKCRSYSTLGLRDDTEFLLWFASESIEEIQGVISKIYSTVFGKYIIASRVYISSTRPSIYAKMGRSISFVAGDEPKKYVIVYPFVKTREWYLLPLDERKKMMDEHIQVGHKYPQILLNTTYSFGIHDEDFMLAFETDDLHAFQDLIMELRETQVSRYVERDTPMIVCVKKDIIPLVASLG, encoded by the coding sequence ATGGAAGCGGCAAGGACTTTTTTTAATTTCTCATTTTTTAAGATAGACCCAAAATGGAGATGGATGGCAGATCTTGCAAAAGAAGAATCCGCAAAAGAGGTCGAGCAGGTGATAAGAAACTCCAAAGTAAAATGCAGGTCATATTCCACACTTGGTTTGAGGGATGATACAGAATTCCTTCTCTGGTTTGCCTCCGAATCCATTGAGGAAATCCAAGGCGTGATATCGAAGATATATTCTACAGTATTTGGAAAATACATCATCGCGTCCAGAGTATACATCTCATCTACAAGGCCGTCAATCTATGCGAAGATGGGGCGGAGCATATCCTTTGTCGCAGGCGATGAGCCAAAAAAATATGTCATAGTATATCCGTTTGTCAAGACGCGTGAATGGTACCTGCTTCCTCTTGATGAAAGGAAAAAGATGATGGATGAACACATCCAAGTAGGCCACAAATACCCACAGATTCTCCTGAACACCACCTATTCTTTTGGGATACATGATGAAGACTTTATGCTCGCTTTTGAGACAGACGATCTACACGCATTTCAAGACCTAATAATGGAGTTGCGTGAAACACAGGTCTCACGGTATGTTGAACGTGATACTCCCATGATAGTGTGTGTCAAGAAGGATATTATTCCGCTTGTTGCAAGTCTTGGATAA